ATCGTCCAGTCATAGCGTGAAGGGCGTCTTTTCCATCGGGAAGAGGCGCCCTTTGCTTTGCAAAGAGGCTGCGTGCGTGGCGATCGGCTGTGTCGCCCCCTTGCCATGGACGGACGAATCGCCATATTCTTTTCCATCATGAACAGTGTCACCACCGCATCGGCGTGGTCCGTGAATATGGCGGGCCGGGATCAGGACGATCAGGGCGAGGGGCCGGATGGCCCCAATGTCGGGATCGCGACCCGTACCCGCACGCGCACCAAAAAGCCGTCACTCTACAAGGTGTTGATGCTGAACGACGACTATACGCCGATGGAATTCGTCGTGCATGTCCTGCAGAGCTTCTTCCGCATGGACATGGAGGAGGCGACCCGCGTCATGCTGCATGTCCATCAACGCGGAGTCGGCGTCTGCGGCATTTTCAGCTATGAGGTCGCAGAGACCAAGGTGAACCAGGTGATGGATTTCGCCCGGCAGAACCAGCATCCGTTGCAATGCACGCTTGAAAAGGCGTGATGTCGGCAGACCGGTGATCTCGCGCCGGCAATAGCGGCCTTATGCGATCCCTCCGCATATGAAGGGGGACTTCCCCTCGATGCTTTCCATGACGGCCGCTGCGGCCTACAGGGTTACGGGTGAGCGAAGAACGCCCAGCCGCCATTCATGATCTGGCCGTCATCGGCGGCGGCGTGAATGGTTGCGGCATTGCCCGCGACGCGGCCGGCCGGGGCGCCAGGGTGCTGCTGCTAGAGCGGGGCGACCTGGCGCAGGGCACATCATCGGCATCGACCAAGTTGATCCATGGCGGTCTGCGCTATCTGGAGCATGGCGAGTTTGCGCTGGTGCGCGAGGCTCTGTCCGAACGCGAACGGCTGTGGCGGATCGCGCCGCATATCATTCATC
This genomic stretch from Sphingobium sp. BYY-5 harbors:
- the clpS gene encoding ATP-dependent Clp protease adapter ClpS, with translation MNSVTTASAWSVNMAGRDQDDQGEGPDGPNVGIATRTRTRTKKPSLYKVLMLNDDYTPMEFVVHVLQSFFRMDMEEATRVMLHVHQRGVGVCGIFSYEVAETKVNQVMDFARQNQHPLQCTLEKA